One region of Brachionichthys hirsutus isolate HB-005 unplaced genomic scaffold, CSIRO-AGI_Bhir_v1 contig_887, whole genome shotgun sequence genomic DNA includes:
- the LOC137913955 gene encoding myotrophin-like — protein MDFEWALKNGEVDVVKAHLEEGEDVDKSLSNGRTPIHFAADYGHLEIIKELQKSGANINAKDKYGLTPLMCASSESHKSCVQFLLKMGADKSKRSHDGKTALDYAEREDIKALLTGEAQ, from the exons ATGGACTTTGAGTGGGCTTTGAAAAATGGAGAAGTTGATGTGGTCAAAGCCCATCTGGAAGAG gGGGAAGATGTCGACAAGTCCCTGTCAAATGGGAGAACGCCGATACACTTTGCTGCAGACTATGGTCATCTAGAGATTATCAAGGAACTCCAAAAATCGGGGGCAAATATCAAT GCTAAAGACAAGTACGGGTTAACGCCACTGATGTGTGCCTCTTCGGAGAGCCACAAGTCCTGTGTCCAATTCCTGCTAAAAATG GGAGCTGACAAAAGCAAGCGTTCACATGACGGCAAGACTGCCCTTGACTACGCTGAACGGGAGGACATAAAGGCTCTGTTAACGGGAGAAGCACAGTGA